GTCCGGGTCGCCAAGGACAAGAAGACCTACAACCGCAAGGGACCGACCGTCGCCGGTAGCGAGGCGACCACCGGGGTGACTCCCGGATGACGGTGGATCTTCGTTCGGCGTCCACCGCGACAGCGGAGACCGCGACGCTGCTGGAACGCGCGGTGACCCCGGCGTATCTGGCCGGATGGCGCACCGTGCGCAAGCTGCCGGAGCCGCTGGCCGACCGGATGTTCCGACGCATCGCGGACACGCTGTGGGCCCGGCGCGGTCGTGGTGTGGTGCAGTTGGAGCGCAACCTCGCCCGGGTGCTGGACCTGCCGGTGGACGACCCGGTGGTGCGCGAGCGCAGCCGGGAGGGCATGCGCTCCTACCTGCGCTACTGGGCAGAGAGTTTCCGGTTGCCCGCCTGGGACACCGAGCAGGTGCTGCGCCGGGTGCGCCCGGAGGGCGAGGAGCACCTGGACGCCGAGCACGCCGTCGGCATCGGCGTGGTGCTCGCGTTGCCGCACTGCGCGAACTGGGACCTGGCCGGCAGCTGGCTGACCGCCCGCGGGATGCCGTTCACCACCGCCGCGGAACGGCTGCGCCCGGCCGCGCTGTACGACGCCTTCGTTTCCTACCGCACCCGGCTGGGCATGG
The DNA window shown above is from Sporichthyaceae bacterium and carries:
- a CDS encoding phosphatidylinositol mannoside acyltransferase, with the translated sequence MTVDLRSASTATAETATLLERAVTPAYLAGWRTVRKLPEPLADRMFRRIADTLWARRGRGVVQLERNLARVLDLPVDDPVVRERSREGMRSYLRYWAESFRLPAWDTEQVLRRVRPEGEEHLDAEHAVGIGVVLALPHCANWDLAGSWLTARGMPFTTAAERLRPAALYDAFVSYRTRLGMEVLALDPGNGISVFGTLSGRLREGKVVCLVADRDLTSSGLEVDFFGAPARMPAGPAALSVGTGAALLPVTLWYEDRAMRLHIHPRIPQPTVGSRSERIAAMTQELAGVFQESITAHPADWHMLQRIWVEDLRLRHRSASR